A region of the Paenibacillus sp. J23TS9 genome:
AGCGGCCGGACGGACTTCTGCCAACGCTTGGCGGCCAAACAGGACTTAACATGGCTGTAGAGCTGGCAAAGGCAGGCATCCTCGAGCAGGAAAATGTCAAGCTGCTAGGAACGCAGCTGACATCCATCGAAAAAGCTGAAGATCGCGATTTGTTCCGTGATTTAATGCGTGAACTGGAACAGCCGGTACCTGAAAGCAGCATCGTCACTACATTGGAAGAATCACTTATCTTTGCGGAAGAAGTCGGATATCCGGTTATCGTTCGCCCGGCTTACACCCTGGGCGGTACCGGCGGCGGCATCTGCGCTACCGAAGAAGAGCTCCGCGAAACGGTTTCCTCAGGTATCCGTTACAGCCCGATCGGCCAGTGTCTGATCGAGAAGAGCATTGCCGGAATGAAAGAAATTGAATATGAAGTCATGCGCGACGCGAACGATAATTGTATCGTTGTCTGCAACATGGAGAACTTCGATCCTGTCGGCGTGCACACCGGTGACAGCATCGTCGTGGCGCCGAGCCAGACGCTGTCCGACCGCGAGTACCAAATGCTGAGATCGGCATCCTTGAAGATCATCCGTGCCTTGAACATCGAAGGCGGCTGCAACGTGCAGCTAGCGCTCGATCCGCACAGCTACCAATACTATGTCATCGAAGTGAACCCGCGGGTAAGCCGCTCGTCGGCCCTGGCTTCGAAGGCAACCGGTTATCCGATCGCCAAAATGGCTGCCAAAATCGCTTTGGGATACACCCTGGATGAACTGACCAACCCGGTGACGGGGCAAACCTACGCATGCTTTGAGCCGACGCTGGATTACATTGTTAGCAAAATCCCGCGCTGGCCATTCGATAAATTCATTCACGCCAACCGCAAGCTGGGTACGCAAATGAAAGCAACCGGCGAAGTCATGGCCATCGGACGGACCTTTGAGGAATCCATCCATAAAGCGATCCGCTCGCTGGAAATCGGCGTGCACCGCTTGTATTTGAAGGGAACCGAGGAACTGAGCGAAGAGGTGTTGAAAGAGCGTCTAGTCAAGGTGGACGACGAGCGCATCTTCCTGATTGCGGAAGCCTTCCGCCGCGGCTTCGATCTTCAGTCGATCCAGGACCTGACCAAAATCGACTGGTGGTTCCTCGACAAGCTGCATGGTCTCATTGCTTTCGAGGCCCAAATCCAGCAAAAAGAGCTGACATACGATACCCTGTATGAAGCCAAGCGACTTGGTTTTACCGACAGAGCGATTGCCGAAATTCGCGCGCAAGCAAATGCGGACAGCTACGCGACGGAAGCGGAAGTACGTGACTACCGCCTCCAGAACGACCTGCGTCCGGTATACAAAATGGTAGACACCTGCGCAGCCGAGTTCGAGGCTTCCACGCCTTACTACTACTCAACCTATGAAACAGAGAATGAGGTTACAAGATCCAATAAGGAAAAAGTGGTTGTGCTGGGCTCCGGACCGATCCGGATCGGCCAAGGAATTGAGTTCGACTACTCGACGGTGCATGCCGTATGGGCGATTCAAAAAGCAGGCTATGAGGCAGTTATTATCAACAACAATCCTGAAACGGTATCAACCGACTTTAGCACATCCGATCGTCTGTACTTTGAACCGCTGTTCTTTGAGGATGTAATGAATGTCATTGAGCAGGAGAAGCCAATCGGTGTTATCGTACAGTTTGGTGGACAGACAGCGATCAATCTGGCGGCACCACTGAGTGCAGCAGGTGTATCGATTCTGGGAACCAGCCTTGAAAGCATCGACGAAGCAGAGAACCGCAAGAAATTCGAAGCGCTGCTGTCCCGTCTCGAGATTGCACAGCCTAAAGGCAGCACGGTCACATCGGTGGATGAAGCAGTGGGTACTGCACAATCGCTTGGATATCCGGTTCTCGTAAGACCATCTTATGTACTCGGCGGACGGGCCATGGAAATCGTATACTCCGACACGGAGCTGCTTAGCTACATGGAAGAAGCCGTAAATATCAATCCGGATCACCCGGTGCTGATCGACCGCTATATGCTCGGCAAGGAAGTTGAAGTCGACGCCATCTGCGATGGAGAAACGGTCATCATTCCGGGAATCATGGAGCATATTGAACGCGCAGGCGTGCACTCCGGCGACTCGATCGCAGTATATCCGCCGCAGCATCTGGAGCAGCACCTGAAAGATAAAGTTGTGAGCATCACGACCCGCATTGCCAAAGAACTGAAAACGATCGGTCTGGTAAACATCCAGTTCGTCATTTATAAAGATGAAGTATACGTCATTGAAGTCAACCCGCGCTCGTCCCGGACGGTTCCGTTCCTGAGCAAAGTGACGACCATACCGATGGCTAATCTGGCAACACAGGCGATACTCGGCAAAAAGCTGAAGGATCTGGGCTACGAGGAAGGCATGTGGCCGGAAAGCGAGTATGTATCGGTTAAAGTACCGGTATTCTCCTTCGCGAAGCTGCGCAGAGTGGAGCCTACACTGGGACCTGAGATGAAATCGACGGGTGAAGTTATGGGCCGTGATCTGCAGTATGCAAAAGCATTGTTCAAAGGATTGATCGGAGCAGGTATGAAGATTCCTTCCACCGGCGCGATCATCGTGACTGTGGCCGACAAGGATAAAGATGAAGCGGTGGATCTAATGAAAGGCTTCAGACGCCTCGGATACAAAATCTATGCTACAGGCGGTACAGCGAAGGCGCTCGAAGAGGCTGGAATCCTTGTTACGACGGTACAAAAGCTTAGCGACGGTACACCAAACATACTTGATCTGATCCGCAACGGAGAAGCACAATTTGTCTTCAACACACTGACTAAAGGCAAAACACCAGAGCGTGACGGATTCCGGATCCGCCGTGAAGCGGTCGAGAACGGGGTGGTATGTATGACTTCCCTGGATACGGTCAAAGCACTGCTTATCATGCTGGATACGATTAACTTCTCATCCCAAGCAATGCCGGCTTTTTCCGAGCGCTAGGGGGATGAAGGGTATGAAGGGTATGAATGAACAATACAAGGAAATGGCGGGCCGCTTGATTGTGGCCCTCGATTATCCGGATGCGGCTCAAGCTACAGCTCTGCTTCAGGAGCTTGAAGGCATTCCATGTTATATGAAAGTGGGCATGCAGCTGTATTATGCTGCAGGCCCGGATTTTGTACGGGAATTGAAAACCCGTGGCTATAAAGTATTCCTGGATTTAAAAATGCACGACATACCCAATACGGTCAAGGGTGGAGCGGAAAGCATCACCCGTCTTGGTGTGGATATGTTTAATGTTCATGCAGCAGGTGGCAAGGACATGATGAACGCTGCTTTGGATGGGGTAGCGAAGGCGATTCAATCGGATCGTACCCTGCAAAAACCGCTTGTCATCGCTGTAACCCAATTAACCAGTACAGGACAGGATGTGCTTAATCAGGAGATTGGCATCCCAGGAACCGTGAAGGATGCAGTCATACGTTATGCGGAACTGACAAAAGCCGCAGGTTTGGACGGTGTGGTGGCTTCTGCAATGGAATCCAGCGACATCGCCAGCGTCTGCGGTGCGGATTTTGTTACCGTGACACCGGGTATCCGGCCGGCAGGAAGCGACCAGGGCGATCAGAAGCGTGTTCTAACGCCTGGAGAAGCCATCCGTAACGGCAGCAGCTACATTGTTGTTGGAAGGCCAATTACGGCCGCTGAGAAGCCGAGAGCCGCTGCAGAACAAATCATTAAGGAGATGATGGAAGCATGACGAAACTAGCAGAAATCCCTGGGCAAATCGCAGCATATTTGCTGCAGATCGAAGCGGTGGCGCTGCGTCCGAAGCAGCCTTTTACATGGACATCCGGAATAAAATCCCCGATCTATTGTGATAACCGGCTTACGATGTCTTATCCGGAAATCCGGGAATATATCGCAGAATCGTTTGCTGCGGTCATCCGTGAGCAGTATCCTGATACCGAAGTGATTGCCGGAACGGCAACTGCAGGTATCCCCCATGCCGCATGGGTAGCGCAGAAGCTGAACCTGCCGATGGCGTACATTCGCGACAAAGCGAAAGGCCATGGCAAAGAAAATCAGATCGAGGGCATCATTAAACCGGGACAAAAAGTGATCGTTATCGAAGATTTAATCTCAACGGGTGGCAGCTCGATCAAAGCCGCTCTTGCGGTCAAAGACGTGGGAGCCGAGCCGCAGGCTGTACTCGCGATTTTCAGTTATCAGCTGGACAAGGCTATACAAGCTTTCAATGAAGCGGGAATCCCGCTCCAGAGCTTGTCTAACTACACAGCACTGATGGATGTGGCTTTGGAACAGGGCACTATCGAAAAAGATGATGTACAGACGCTCAAAGCGTGGAGAGAAGATCCTTCTTCATACGGCGTATAATATCAGTAAATCAAAAAGCAGCCCTCGGGCTGCTTTTTTACTTTTCCTATGGAACTAGGAAATGCCTGCTTTTAGTGAATCGCGCTTTTCTCGAAATTACCGCCAAGTACGTCTGACACATGCTCAATCGCAATAAAGGCTTTCGGATCAATTTCATGCACGACGGACTTCAGCTTGGCCAGTTCAAGCCTTGTAACGACGCAAAAGATCATCTGTGTATCTTCTCCGGAATAGCCACCCCGTGCGTAAATGAAGGTCGTGCTGCGTCCGAGGCGGTCCTGGATCGTTTGAGAGATCTCTTCATACTCGCCGGAAATGATCGTGACGGATTTGGACTCATTGAGACCCTCTACGACGATATCCATAACCTTCGAGGCCATGTAGTATGTGAAGATCGAGTACATTGCAGAATCCCATCCAAACACAAACCCTGCGATGATAAAAATGAATACGTTCATGACCATAATGATCTGGCCTACCGGCATACGGGTTTTTTTGGAGAGCAAAATCGCGACAATTTCAGTTCCGTCCAGCGAGCCGCCAAAACGTATCACCAGGCCGACGCCAAGACCCAGAATCAGACCGCCGAACAATACGGCAAGTATTTTTTCATTGGTAAAGGGACTGACATGATGCAGGAGCTGTGTCGTGACTGACATGACAATGATTCCGTACAATGTGGAAAATGCAAAGGTTTTACCGATTTGCTTGTAGCCCAAGAATAGAAAGGGGAGGTTGATGACAAAGAGGAAGATCCCGAGAGGGAGTGCGGTGATTTTGGATAATACAATAGATATACCCGTGATGCCTCCATCAATGATGTCATTCGGTACGAGAAAAACCTCGAGCGCAACTGCCATTAATATCGCCCCGGCCGTAATAAAAATAAACTTCTTCAGTAATTC
Encoded here:
- the carB gene encoding carbamoyl-phosphate synthase large subunit, yielding MPLNKQLKKILVIGSGPIVIGQAAEFDYAGTQACEALKEEGVEVVLINSNPATIMTDTNMADKVYIEPITLEFVTQIIRQERPDGLLPTLGGQTGLNMAVELAKAGILEQENVKLLGTQLTSIEKAEDRDLFRDLMRELEQPVPESSIVTTLEESLIFAEEVGYPVIVRPAYTLGGTGGGICATEEELRETVSSGIRYSPIGQCLIEKSIAGMKEIEYEVMRDANDNCIVVCNMENFDPVGVHTGDSIVVAPSQTLSDREYQMLRSASLKIIRALNIEGGCNVQLALDPHSYQYYVIEVNPRVSRSSALASKATGYPIAKMAAKIALGYTLDELTNPVTGQTYACFEPTLDYIVSKIPRWPFDKFIHANRKLGTQMKATGEVMAIGRTFEESIHKAIRSLEIGVHRLYLKGTEELSEEVLKERLVKVDDERIFLIAEAFRRGFDLQSIQDLTKIDWWFLDKLHGLIAFEAQIQQKELTYDTLYEAKRLGFTDRAIAEIRAQANADSYATEAEVRDYRLQNDLRPVYKMVDTCAAEFEASTPYYYSTYETENEVTRSNKEKVVVLGSGPIRIGQGIEFDYSTVHAVWAIQKAGYEAVIINNNPETVSTDFSTSDRLYFEPLFFEDVMNVIEQEKPIGVIVQFGGQTAINLAAPLSAAGVSILGTSLESIDEAENRKKFEALLSRLEIAQPKGSTVTSVDEAVGTAQSLGYPVLVRPSYVLGGRAMEIVYSDTELLSYMEEAVNINPDHPVLIDRYMLGKEVEVDAICDGETVIIPGIMEHIERAGVHSGDSIAVYPPQHLEQHLKDKVVSITTRIAKELKTIGLVNIQFVIYKDEVYVIEVNPRSSRTVPFLSKVTTIPMANLATQAILGKKLKDLGYEEGMWPESEYVSVKVPVFSFAKLRRVEPTLGPEMKSTGEVMGRDLQYAKALFKGLIGAGMKIPSTGAIIVTVADKDKDEAVDLMKGFRRLGYKIYATGGTAKALEEAGILVTTVQKLSDGTPNILDLIRNGEAQFVFNTLTKGKTPERDGFRIRREAVENGVVCMTSLDTVKALLIMLDTINFSSQAMPAFSER
- the pyrF gene encoding orotidine-5'-phosphate decarboxylase, producing MNEQYKEMAGRLIVALDYPDAAQATALLQELEGIPCYMKVGMQLYYAAGPDFVRELKTRGYKVFLDLKMHDIPNTVKGGAESITRLGVDMFNVHAAGGKDMMNAALDGVAKAIQSDRTLQKPLVIAVTQLTSTGQDVLNQEIGIPGTVKDAVIRYAELTKAAGLDGVVASAMESSDIASVCGADFVTVTPGIRPAGSDQGDQKRVLTPGEAIRNGSSYIVVGRPITAAEKPRAAAEQIIKEMMEA
- the pyrE gene encoding orotate phosphoribosyltransferase encodes the protein MTKLAEIPGQIAAYLLQIEAVALRPKQPFTWTSGIKSPIYCDNRLTMSYPEIREYIAESFAAVIREQYPDTEVIAGTATAGIPHAAWVAQKLNLPMAYIRDKAKGHGKENQIEGIIKPGQKVIVIEDLISTGGSSIKAALAVKDVGAEPQAVLAIFSYQLDKAIQAFNEAGIPLQSLSNYTALMDVALEQGTIEKDDVQTLKAWREDPSSYGV
- a CDS encoding YitT family protein, which gives rise to MAKTHRKLSPVELLKKFIFITAGAILMAVALEVFLVPNDIIDGGITGISIVLSKITALPLGIFLFVINLPFLFLGYKQIGKTFAFSTLYGIIVMSVTTQLLHHVSPFTNEKILAVLFGGLILGLGVGLVIRFGGSLDGTEIVAILLSKKTRMPVGQIIMVMNVFIFIIAGFVFGWDSAMYSIFTYYMASKVMDIVVEGLNESKSVTIISGEYEEISQTIQDRLGRSTTFIYARGGYSGEDTQMIFCVVTRLELAKLKSVVHEIDPKAFIAIEHVSDVLGGNFEKSAIH